The genomic window GGGCGCCGGCTGCGGGTGCCCGCCGGAGGGGTGGACGTGGTGCGGGCGGCCGGCGTGGCCGGGGAGCTGGGCCTCGTCCTCGTCCTCCTCGTCGGCGCCTCGGAGGCGGGCCAGGTAGTCGCCGATCCGCTCGCCCAGGACGTAATAGATCGGGATCACGAAGCGGCCCAGCACCGTGCTCACGGCGATGCCGAAGGCGATCACGATGCCCAGCGAGTTCCGGCTGCCGGCGCCGGCGCCGGTCGCCCTGGCCATCGGCAGCACGCCCATGACGAACGCCAGCGAGGTCATGAGGATCGGCCGGAGCCGCTCGCGCGAGGCCGCCTTGGCGGACTCGATGATGCTCATCCCGCGCTTCTCGCGCATCTCGACGGCGAACTCGACGATGAGGATCGCGTTCTTGGTCTCCAGGCCGATGAGCATGACCAGGCCGATCTGCCCGAAGACGTCCAGCGGCATGTCGAACAGCCACAGGCCCAGGATGGCCCCGAACATGGCCAGCGGGACCGTCAGGACGATGACCGTCGGCCGGATCCAGCTCTCGTACAGCGCGGCCATGAACAGGAAGACGCAGACGACCGACAGGGCGAAGATGTACGTCGCCTGGTTGCCGGTCTTCAGCTCCTGGAAGGTCGTCCCGGTCCACTCGTAGTCGAATCCCTCCGGGAGGACCTCGGCGGCGATCTGCTGCATCGCCTCGATGGCCTGGCCCGAGCTGAACCCGGGCGCGGGCACGCCGTTGATCTTGGACGAGGCGAAGAGGTTGTAGTGGGGCACCTCGATCGGCCCGAGCTTGTAGCCGATCTCGCCCAGCGCGCTCAGGGGCACCTTCTCCCCCTTGCGGTTCAGCACGGTCAGCGCGGCGATGTCCTGCGGCTTGCGGCGGGCCTCGCCCTCCGCCTGCATGAGCACCTTCCAGACCTTGCCGAAGAGGTTGAAGTCGTTGATGTAGTACGCGCCCAGGTTCGTCTGGAGGGTGGCGAAGACGTCGGAGACCGGCACGTCGAGGCGGCGCGCCTTGACGCGGTCGAGGTCGAACTTGAGCTGCGGGACGCGGGCGGAGAAGCTGGTGAACGCCACGGCCAGCTCGGGCCGCTTGCGGGCGGCGGCCAGGACCTGGTCGGTGACCCGCTGGAGCGCCTCCACACCCTTGCCGGCGCGGTCCTCGATCATCACCTCGAAGCCGCCGGTCATGCTCAGGCCGCGGATCGGCGGCGGCTCGATGACCATCACGATCGCCTCGCGGACCGAGGCGAGCTTCTCCTGGAGCACCCTCGTCAGGGCCCCGGACCGCAGCTCCGGCGCCCGCCGCTCGCGCCACGGGATCAGGGGGAGGAAGATGATGCCGGAGTTGCTCTGGTTCGTGAGGCTGAGGATGTTCAGCCCCTCCAGCGTCACGACGTGCTCCACGCCGGGCAGCTCCTTGGCGATCTTCTCCACCCGCTTGATGATCCGGCTCGTCGCCTCGCGGCTCGTGCCGTCGGGCGCCTGGATGTTGACGATCAGGTAGCCCTGGTCCTCCGCCGGGGCGAACGACCTGGGGCGGGTGGCGACCATCCAGCCCGTCAGGGCCAGCAGGCCGATCGACGGGATCACGATCGTCCACCAGTGGTGCGCCGTGAACTCCAGGACCGAGTCGTACGAGTCCTCCAGCCACTTCATCAGGCGGTTGAACCAGCGGAACAGGAAGAACCGCGTCTCGCCGTGCTGGGCCTTCAGGAACAGCCGGGCCATCGCCGGGCTGAACGTGAGCGAGTTGAACGCCGAGAAGACGAACGAGAAGACGATCGTCATCGCGAACTGGTTGTACAGCTTCCCGGTCATCCCCGGGATGAACGCCACCGGCACGAAGACCGCCGCGAGGACCAGCGTGATCGTCACGATGGGCGCCGTGATCTCCGCCATGGCGGCGCGCGACGCGGCCAGCGGGCGGTAGCCGCGTCCCAGGTACTTCTCGATGTTCTCCACGACGATGATGGCGTCGTCCACGACCAGGCCGATGGCCAGGATCAGGCCGCAGAGCGTCAGCGTGTTGAGCGAGAACCCGAAGGCCGCCATGAGGGCGAACGTGGCCACCAGCGACGTCGGGATGGCCAGCATCGGGATGATCGTGGCCCGGAAGCCCTGGAGGAAGATGAAGACCACCACCATGACGAGGAGGAACGCCTCGACGAGCGTGTGCAGCACCTCGTCGATGTTCTCCTCGACGTACCGCGTGGTGTCGTACGCCGTGCGGTACTCCAGGCCCGGCGGGAAGCTCTTCGCCAGCCGGTCCATCTCCCTGCGGACGCTCTCCACGATCGTCAGGGCGTTGCCGTCGGCGTACTGGTAGACGAGGATCGAGCCGGCGGGCTGGCTGTCCAGGAAGCCCGCCGTCTCGTAGTTCTCCGAGGAGAGCTCCACGCGGGCGACGTCCCTCAGCCGGACGATCGAGCCCTCGTCCTTGCGGCGGACGATGATCTCCTCGAACTCCGCCACCTTGGTGAGCCGGCCCTTGACCGTCAGCGGGAACTCGAACGCCTGGCCCTCCGGCACCGGCAGGGCGCCGATCTTGCCGGCGGCCGCCTGCACGTTCTCCTGCTGCACGGCCTGGATCACCTCCGTCGGCGCGATCCTCAGCTCGGCCATCTTGTTCGGGTCCAGCCAGATCCGCATCGCGTACTTGCGGCCGAAGACGGTCACGTCGCTCACGCCCGGGATCCGCTTCAGCGCGTCGGCGATGTAGATCTGGCCGTAGTTGTCCAGGAAGTTGGCGTCGTACCGGCCGTCCGGCGAGATCAGGTTGACGACGCAGACCATGTCCGTGGAGGTCTTCTTGATCGTCACCCCGTACTGCTTCACCTCCGGCGGGAGCTGCGGCGTCGCCGTCTGCACCTTGTTCTGGATGTCGACCGCGGCGATGTCCTGGTCGTAGCCGACCTCGAACGTCGCCGTGATGCTCGACACCCCGTTCGCGGTGCTGCTGGAGCTGAAGTAGATCATCCCCTTGGTGCCGTTGACCTGCTGCTCGATCGGCGTGGTGACCGTCTCGGCCACCGTGAGCGCATCGGCCCCGGTGTACGTCGTCTGGATCTGCACCTGCGGCGGCGCGATCGGCGGGTACTGGGCGATCGGCAGCAGCGCCGCGCAGATGCCGCCGATGAGGATCATGAGCACGGCCAGCACGGTCGCGAAGATCGGCCGGGTGATGAAGAAGTTGACCATGAGAGCACCTGCCGGGGCGTGGGGATGGTCGACGATTGGGATCGGGACGCGGGCCGTGGACGCATGGACGCAGCGCGGGGCATCCGGCCCCGGTGGATCCCCGGCACCCCTTCAATGGTCGGGACGCGACCCTCCGGTCCCCTCCCCCCACCGTGAGGGAGGGCTAGGGAGAGGGGGGCCTGCGGGCCTGGGGTTGCCGAGCGAGCCTTCACATAAGGGCGGGCCTCGACGAATGATTGCCGGTCTTCCTTTCATGCCCGAGGCGGTCGCCCCCTCTCCCTAACCCTCCCCCACGGTGGGGGGAGGGGACATGAAGGGCCTGCCGGCCTAAGTTATGGGCTACGGCAAGGCTTACCGGAGGGGCCAAGCGGAGTCTCAGGTGATGAGCCCTCAGCCCTCGCGGCCGCTCGCCGCGTCGGTGGCGGTCAGCTTCTCGCCCACCGGCTTGGCCAGGTTCGCCGGCTCGACCTTCACGGGGATGCCGGGGCGGACGAGCTGGAGGCCCTCGACGATCACCTGCACGCCCTCGTCGAGGCCCTTGGAGACGATCCGCACCCCCTCGTAGGTCTCGCCCGCTTCGACCCGCCGGGACTCCACCTTGCCGTCCTGGTCCACGACGTAGACGACCGGCCCGGCGCCGGTCTCGATGACGCACTGCTCCGGCACGACGACCGCCCCCTGGGAGTGCTCGACCACCGACCGCAGGCGGACGTACTCGCCCGGCAGGATCGAGCCGGCGGCGTTGGGGAACTTGATCTTGGCCAGGAACGTGGACGTGGTCTGGTCGATCGTGTTGTCGATGAAGTACCACTCGCCCTGCTCGCCGCCCTCCTGGTTGACGCCCAGACCCGGCCGGATGAGGGTCGCCTTCAGGCCCCGCTTCACCCAGCCGGTGGCCCGCTCCAGGTCCCTGCCGGCCACGCGGACGTCCACGGCCATCGGGTCGAGCTGCTGGATCGTCGCCAGCTCGCTGAAGGCCCCGCCGCCGGTCGCCTCCGGGCCGACGAGGTTGCCGATCTTCACCCTCGCCTCGCCGATCCGGCCGGTGATCGGCGCGACCATCCGGCAGTAGCCGAGGTTCAGCTCCGCGTCGCGGACGGCCGCGAGCGACGCCTCCACCTGCGCCTTGGCCGCGAGGATGCCCACCTCGTAGTCGGCCTCCGCCTGCTGGTAGCTCGCCTCGTCGGCGGCGACCTGGGCCTCGTACTTCTTCCGCTCCGCCTCGGCCCGGTCGAAGTCCTCGCGCGAGCCCGCCTGGCGGGCCATCAACGCCCGCATGCGGCCCTCCTCCACCACCGCCAGGTGGAGCTGCGCCTTGTCGAGCTGGACCTTTGCCGCGGCGACCTCCCGGCCCTTCGACTTCTCCGCCTTCGTGAGCGAGGCCTCGGCCTCGTCCTTCCTGGCCTGGGCCGACTTCAGCGCGACCTTGTACGGCTCCTCGTCGATCACGAACAGGAGGTCGCCGGCCTTGACCGTCGTGCCCTCCTTGAAGTGCCGCTCCGTGAGGAACCCGCGCACCCGCGCCCGGATCACCACCTCCTCGATCGCCCGGGTCGTCCCGTTGGTGATCGACTCGATCGGCACGTCCATCCGCCGCGACGGCACGACGCCCACCGTCGGCGCCGCCGGCGCCGGCGGCGCGCCCTGGTTGCGGCAGCCGCCCAGGGCCGCCAGCACCACGCAGGCCGCGACGGGCCCGGCCCACTTCACCCGCCGGGGGGTTGACGATGATGCGACGCCGTTCACGTTCCCGTCCCTCAGCAACCGCGGGGGCCCGCCGTTCGGGACAAGTCAACGCCCGTTGACCTGCATTGACAGACACTCTAAGCCCGGCGATACTCTAAGTCAACCCCCGTTTACTTCACGCGTTGACGCCCGGGGGCGGGGCGTCGCGGCCCGGAGGAGAGGCATGACCAGAGCCGTTCACGGCCCGGCGCCCCGGAGGCGGGACGCCTCCCTGACGCGCGAGGCGATCCTGGCGGCGGCCACGCGGCGGTTCGCGCAGCGGGGGTACGAGCATGCGGGGGTCCGGGAGATCGCCTCGGACGCCGGGGTGACGGCCGCGCTGGTCAACCGCTACTTCGACTCCAAGGAGGGGCTCTTCGCCGAGGTCATCGAGCGTGCGTTCGTCTCCAAGATCCGCTTCGAGGACCGCGCGACGCTGGCCGAGCAGTTCGCGCGGCTGATGGTCTACAACAAGGACGACGAGCCGGACGACGAGCGGACGATCCTGCTCCTGCTGCTCCGCTCGGCGACCGAGCCCCGCGCGGCGGAGGTCCTCCGCACCAACCTGGAGGACAGGCACCTGAAGCCCCTCGCCGCGGCCCTCGACGGCCCGGACGGTGCCGTCCGGGCCGCGCTCGTCATGGCCCACCTCGCCGGCTTCGCCATGATCGACCAGATGATCGCCCCGGCGTCGCTCGCAGGTGCCGACCGCGAGCGGCTCGTCGCCCTGCTCACGGAGGGCCTGTCCGTCTACATCGACCCGCCCGCGCCGTCGGCCTCGCGGGACACCATCCCGGCGCGCGGCGGGCGGAGGAGGGCGCCTGCATGAGCGAGATCTACGTCAGCACCGACGTCGAGACCGACGGCCCGATCCCTGGGCCGCATTCGATGCTCAGCTTCGGCTCGGCGGCCTACACGCCCGACAAGCGGCTCGTCGCCACCTTCGAGGCGAACCTCCAGACCTTGCCGGGCGCGGAGGGCCATCCCGACACCATGGCCTGGTGGCGGACACAGCCGGAGGCCTGGGCCGCCCACCGGGAGAATCCCCGCGACCCGGCCGAGGTCATGCCCGAGTACGTCGCCTGGATCAAGGCCCTCCCGGGCAAGCCCGTCTTCGTCGCCTACCCGGCGGGATTCGATTTCCTGTTCATCTACTGGTACCTCATCCGCTTCGCCGGCGAGTCCCCGTTCTCGTTCTCCGCGCTCGACATCAAGACCTACGCCATGGCCGTCCTCGGCACCGAGTACCGCAACGCCACCAAGCGGAACATGCCCAAGGCGTGGTTCGACAAACTCCCGCACACCCACAAGGCCCTCGACGACGCCATCGGCCAGGGCGCCCTCTTCTGCAACATGCTGGCGGCCAACCCGCGGAAGAAGTAGCAGCCGCCTCCGCCCGGCGACCGGGCGAGCCGCGGCCGGCCAGGCCGTTGAAAGGGACGCAACCTCGCGCGCGGGCCGGGGCGATCCCGCGGCATCGCCTGCGGCTCCGCCGCAGCCACCCGGAGGGGCGCGCCGGGCCTCGGATCGGGCGCACGAGCCATGGGTGGCTGTGGCGGAGCGCAGCGACGCCACGGTCGGGCAGGCCGTTGCGAGGGACGCAACCTCGCGCGCGGGCCGGGGCGATCCCGCGGCATCGCCGGCGGCTCTGCCGCAGCCGCCCGGAGGGCAGGTCCGGGCGCCGGGCCTCATCGCGAGAGCCGGCCTCGGCCGGCGAACGCGTGAGCCGCGGCGGCCGTGTGCATCGGAAGCCCCCCGGGCCGAGGCCCGTTTGGACCCGTTTCGTTCGGGATTTCGCCGCGATTTCGCTGGACGACGCGCCCGCGCCGGTGTCCAATGCACCGGCGCGGGGCCGAGGCCGGGGCCGCGCCCACCCGTCATCACGTCAGGGCCGCTCCTCCAGCGCGAGGCAACACGATGAAGCTTGCGACCCTCGACCTCCTGCCCTCGGACGTCTCCGTCCTCCTGCTGCTGCTCCCGGCTTACCTCGCGGCGATCCTCGCCCACGAGATCGGCCACGCCGTCGCCGGCCGGCTCTGCGGCTACGTGGTGACGTCGTCCGGCTCGGGCTTCCTCCGCCCCTTGCTGGTGCTCGACGTGCGCGGCACGCGCTTCTACGCCTGCCGCTCGCGTCCGCTTCAGGGGATGACGTTCTTCTGGATCCCTCAGCTCGTTCCATCCCGATTCCGGCTCGCCTGCGCCCTCGGCGGTGGGATCCTTGCGAACGGCCTGCTCGCGATGGCGGCCCTCGCACTCCTGGCGGGGACGCCCTGGTGCCACGGGCTCTGGCAGGTGACCTTCGCGGTGAACGCCTTCGCCGCGGTCGTGTCCCTGATCCCCCTCCGGTTCCAGCTCGGCCAAATGTCCCTGCGGACCGACGGCATGCTCATGTTCGAGGCGATCCGCGACGGGACGGTCTCCTTTCCGGTGCCTCACCTCATCGAGTCCTCCCTGGACCTGCGCCCGCACCTCGAGGCGATCGGCGACTCCGAGGGCGTCCGGCTGACCCTCCTCAACGCGACCGTCGGATACCTCGAGCTCGGCGACCCGGCCCGCGCCGGGGCAATCTACCGGGAGGTCGAGTCCCGACCGCCGGCCGAGGTCCCGGCGATCCGGGCCTGGCAGTCCCTCGTCGGGGGCATGCTCGCGACGAGGCTGGGGGACCGGGAGCGGGCGTCGCTCCTCGTCGATGCGGCCGGTGGCGAGTATCGCGCCCTGGCCCATGCGGCGGGGTCCTTCCTGGTGTCCCTGCATCGCGCGGAGCTGAAGGCGGCGGACGGCGACCTCGCGGGCCACCTCGCGGACCTCGACGCCCTGGCGTCGGGCGAGGCCGCCTCGCGCCACCCGTCGCTCCGGACGAGGCTCCTGGCGGCTCGCCTGGAATCCGAGGCGATCTACTCCGACGTGGCGGAACCCGCCGCGCTCGTCGAGGGCTACGAGCGACTCGGGAAGGTCCACGTCACCCCGGCGCTCGACCTGCGGTTCTATCGCGCCGTCGCCCGGGCCTGCCTGAAGCGAGGCGATGAAGCCGGCGCCGAGCGTGCCCATCGCCGGGCGCTCGCGGCCGTGAAGTCGCTCGCCGATTTGTGGGTCGGCCCGCAGGAGCGGGCGCACTTCCTCGACGTCCAGGCGCCCCTGCTCGCCGAGATCCGCGAGAACTTCGAGGCCCGGGGCAAGGTGGACGAGACCGCGGCGCTGCTGGCGCCGCTCGAAGCCCCTCATCCGGCCGCGAGCGTCCGTGCCGAATCCGCGTCGGAGCGCGAGGCGAGGCTGCGACGCCGCGGGATGCGCGTGCTCGGCCTGAACGTGATCGTGATCTTCCTGGCCATCGTCGGCCTACTCGTGACGACGCCTTCCCCGGAAGGCAGAGGGCTGGCCCCGATCGTCGTCCCCGTGCTGATGATCGCCATGTTCACGGGGCTGGCCCTCGTCTACGCCGCCTTCCACTTCACGATCGGCCGATTCATCCCGGCCCTGCGCCGGAGCGGCGGCGCCGTCATCCTGATCCTGGCCCTCGCCGGCTGGGGCGGATGGCTCATCGCCCCGGTCCTGTTCCTGCTCGACGGGGGGCTCCCGTCCGCCCCCTAGGATCGGAGAGGGCCCAGCAGCCGAGGTCCGCCCGGTCGCCGGGCGGGGCCGGCCCCCGAGGGTGGTGCCCCGCGCCCCGGGCTCGGTTATGCTGGGGGACGTCCCGCCCGCGAGACCTTCCGAGCCAGAGTCCGGCCTCCCGCACGGTCAGGACCCTGGGGCTCGACGACGATCCGGCCCCGCCTGCACGATCCGGAGCATCCCAGGATGAATACCCCCCCGCTGTCTCGCCGCGCGTTCGGCCTCCGCATCGCGGAGCTCGGCCTGGCCGGCTCGGCTGTCGCCAACGGCCTTCCCGCGTGGGCCGACATGCCTCGCCCGCTGCCGAATCCCGTGGTCGCCGTCCCGCCCGAGATGCGGCCCAAGCCGGGGCTCATCCTGGTCTCCGACCAGCAGCTCCTGGACCTCCGCGACCCGGACAAGCCGGTGGACATCAGCCTCAGCTCCACGCCGCAGGTCGCGACGCTCCGCCAGCTCTGCGAGCAGGCGAAGGCCGGGCACGGGCGGAAGATCGTCCTGGCGTTCGATCAGTTCTTCGAGCAGTATCGACCCGGGCAGAAGGGCAAGCCGCGGACGCTCACGCCGGACTCCGATGCGTACATCGAATGCCTCGCGAAGATCGGCCAGACGCTCCGGCCGTATGGGCTGGGCCTGGAACTGAGCCTGCTCTCGCCGCTGGAGATCGGCGCCGCGTACGCGAAGGCCACCGGCGAGTCCGGCCGGTGGGTCCAGTACCGCGAGGGCTACCGCAACCCCCGCAGCGGGCGCTTCAGCGTCTCGCTCTGGCAGCAGCTCCGCTGGACGAACAACAAGGGGACGATCGAGCTGGCCCGCGACTCCGTACAGGCCTACGCCTTCCGCGAGCGACAGGTCGGCGGGGGCCGGTTCTACCACGTCGCCCCGGAGCAGATCGTGCGGCTGGACCACCCGCTCGTCGTCGAGGAGGACGGCGAGGGGGACGAGGGGCAGGGGGGCCGTCGGCGGCGGATCACGGTCCTCGGCGAGGGCGGGGACCAAGCCCGGGGCCTCGACCGCGTGCTCGTGGTCGTCCGCTACCGGACGCCGGAGATGGACTACTTCAGCGACCGGGCGCTGCCCTACCTGAAGGGCCTCGTCGACAGGTACCACGCCGCCGGCGTCCCGCTGGCCGGCCTCTACTCCGACGAGGTCCACATCCAGCAGGACTGGCACTACGATGCCCACCACGACGAGGGGCAGCTCGCGATCCGGTACCTCACGCCGAACCTCGCCCGCCGGTTCGCGGCGAAGTATGGCGCGGAGTTCGAGGACTTCGAGAAGTTCCTCGTCTACTTCGCCTACGCCCAGCATGCCTTCGATCCGACCCTGGACGCGAGGCTCCCTGCGCTTCACGTCCTTGCCCCGAATCCGGACGGCGTGGCCCGCACGGCCCTGCTCCGCCGCCGCTACTTCGACCTGCTGGACCGCACGGTCGTGGACCTGTTCGTCGCCGCGAAGCGCCACGCCGAGGGCGTCTTCGGCCGCGAGCTGGAGGCCACCGCGCACGCCACCTGGGCGGAGAGCCCGACCATCGACTTCTGGTCCCCGGGCGACGGCCGCCCGATGAACCCGATGAAATATGAGTACACGCCCAATTTCCTCTGGTCGAACACCGTCCACCAGGCGTCGGCCGCCTGCGACGACTATTTCCGCTGGGGCGAGTTCCTGACCGGCGGCGGCACCGACCACGCGGAGGGGGGCTGGTCGGATCGCGACTACTACGGCCTGGCCCTCGGCTGCTCGCTCGGGATCACCAACCCCAACCGCCCGTATGCCTACGCCGCCGGCTGGGGCTGGCCCGCCGCCGTGGGCGAGCGCTACGAGGCCCTCCAGGCCGCGTACGGCGTCGGCGGCCATCCGGCATTCCAGGCCATCGCGGAGAAGCGCGGGCGCGACGTCGAGGTGCTGATGCTCTACCCGCTCTCCCTCGTCGCCTGCGAGGAGCGGTTCGGCTCCTGGATGGCCCAGTACGGCTACGCGACCTACGCCACGCCCGAGGTCCTGCTGACGCGGGGCAAGCTCACCGACGACGGAGCGATCCTCCTCGGCGGCCGGCGGTTCACCACGCTCGCGATCCTCTTCGAGCCGCTGCCCCCGGCCGGGCTCCTCCCGCTGATCGAGGACTTCGTGGAACGCGGCGGCCGCCTCGTCTGGTCCGGCCCTCCCCCACGCGTGGACATGGACGGCACCGCGGTCCTGGATCGCTGGAGCCGCCTCATCGGCGCGGGGGCCCGCCACTTCCACCTCGAAGGACAGGCCGCCGCCGGCAGCGTCGTCGAGTTCACGGACGCGCTCGGACCGGTCCCCCCGCAGACCATCCTGACCGACTTCCTCGTCGATCAGGTCCACCCGATCGATCCGGCGGAGGGCTCCGGCGCCACGGTCGTCGCCCGCGTCGCGGGGCGGCCGGTCGGGTTGCACCGGGCGAAGGGCAGGGGGACGGTGACCTTCCTCGGCTTCCGCCCGCGCGATGACCAATCGGCCTCGCTCGGCCACGAGAGCCGCACCTGGTTCGAGGTCCTCAAGGCCCTGGGCGCCTACCCGAAGAGTCGCGAGGATGCCCCGACCAACGACAACCCGTCGGTCGTCTCCCGCGAGTCTCCCCATCTGGCCACCCGCTTCCCCAACGGGACGATCATACTGGCCGCGCACTACCGTTCGCACGTCGAGAGCTGGGGCGGCGGCTTCCAGCGGGACGAGGCTGAGGACCGCGCGGCGATCGCCCGCAACCCGCTGCCGCCCGACGCCGTCGAGCTCGACGAGCGTTGGGTCGGCGGCCATCGCGTGACGTATCGCGGCCGGCTCCTCGTCGCCTTCCGGGTCGATGACTCCGGCCGTCTGATCGCCTTCGGCGGCCAGGCGACCGGCGGCATCCGGATCGACGGCCGCGAGCATCGCCTCGCCGACCGGCCGCTCGACCTCCTCGCGTTCGCGCCCGTCCCCGAGCCCCGCCGCGTCCCCGGCGGGGCCTCGATGATGATCTGGCTGGGCAACCAGGGCGAGTCCGAGGTCCGCATCCCCGCCCCGCCCGGGCTGAACGCCCCGCGCGTCTACCAGCAAGGCGCCGAGGAGGGCTCCGCCGGCGCCGAGGTCCCCTCCTCCGTGCGCGGCGGCGTTCTGGCCCTCCCCGGCCGCCACGACTTCGAAGGGGAGCGGCTGCTGTACGTCGTGCCGGGCTGAACACCCGCATGCTTTCACGGATGTCACCGTTCGACCGACCTCATGAAGACCCTGCCTTGCGGCATCCCGAGGTCGATCGCCTCGCGTATCGCATCGGGGCTGCCTGTACCTCGGCCGCGGCCCTCGCCGATCATGGGCCGGAGAGGTCGGAGACCCGGCGGGCAGTCCAGATCCTCCCTTCGGGCCCGGCGTCCATGAAGAAGCGGATGCCCAGCTCGTGGTAGCGTCCGATGACCTGAGCGGTCTCAGCTCGTAGTTCGATGCCCGTGCCTTCAAATACCCGGAAGATCCCCCGGATCACTCCGTCCGAGAGGTCCGGCTCGGTCGCCTCGGCGAGCGTCCGCAGCGCGTCTTCTCGCCTCTGGGTCTCCTCGCATGCGAGGGCAAGTGCCAGTGATGTCGAATCCCGAAGTTTCCGGTCGGGGGGACCGGTCTTCCCGAGGATGGACGCCGCATACTCCCGCACAGCCGGGTTGGAGTCGTGCGAAAGGTCCTCGACGACCCGCAGGATGGATCGCCAGGTCTCCCGCTCCCGGCTGTGGGGAGAGGCCAGGGCATCGAGGACCTGCAGGGTCTTCTCGTCTCTCGCCGGCTCCGCCGCGGACCTCACGAGCCTGCGATACAGATGGCCGAGGACGGCCTCGTTCCAACTCAACGCAGCGAAGAGGCGACTCGACCGCTGCCGAAGGTCCTCGTCGCCGCGGAGCTCCTTCAACGTCAGCAGGAATCGGACGAGCGAGGCATCGGCATCGTCCAGGAACATGGCCAGCTCCGCCGCGAGCTCCTCGATCGGCCAGTGTTCCAGGATCGAGGATGCCAGCCCCGGCCCTTCGAGCTCCTCGATGATCTCGTCGACGAGGTCGAGACGACCCAGGTTGTCGGCGAGCCGGAGGAGTGTCCGGTAGCTCTCGAAGTAACGAGGCCCCTGCATGGCCGCGGAACGGAGGCGATCGAAGTAACGCGGATCTCGAGAAGATCGGCAGACCTCTCCCAGGACCTCGACGGCCTTCGATCGCACCGAGTCGTCCTCGTCCTCCAGGGAGAAGGCCAATCGCTCCAGGTCCTCGTCCGCGACGGGACGAGCGAACAGGATCGCCAGACCTTCGATGGCCGCGATCCGGACCCTGGACGACGGATCGACCGTGAGTCGCTCGATGCGGAGCGCATCCATGGCGTCGCCGGACTCTCGCCTCAGTTCGGCGAGCGTCGACACGGCCTCGGCCCGCGTCTCCTCCTCGAGGTCGCCGAGCAGCAGGATCTCCGCGACCTCGGCGAGGAACTCACGGTCCGTCGCGAGGTCGGGCAGGCTCCGGGCCGTCTTCAGCACCTTGACGCGGTGCACCGGGTCGCGTACCAGCGCGCGGAGGGGCGACTTCAGGGCCTCGGGCAGCGGGGTCTGGCCCAGGGCGGCGGCCGTCTCGAGTGTCCATGACCTGACGAAAGAATCCTCCGAATGCGAGAGGATCTGCCCCAGCCGGTCCACGAAGCTCGGATGCGCGAAGCGGGTGCCCCGAGCCCTCTTCGCGAGGTCCTCGATCGCGTGGCATGCGTAGTATTTGGCGCCGGCCATCCAGAGCTCCGGCACGCCCGTGTAATCGGGGCCGCGCCAGATACGAGAGATCCGCTCATTGCCCCGCTCCAGGGCGCGCTCGCTTGGTTCCTCCAGGATCTTCGCCAGTTCGAGTTGCACGGCCTCGTCCAGGAACGTGGCGCCCAGCGATGCCATGGCGGTCTGCCAGCCCGCGGTCAGGAGCTCCTGCCCGCCGTCGCTCGGCCACTCCAGCATCCTGGACAGGGCGCAGATCACGTCCGGGCGATTGACCCTCGCGCCGATGACTCGGATCACCTCGAGTGCGAACATCCGCACGGAAGAGCTCCAATGATCGAAGGCCTGTATCAGGAGCTCCG from Aquisphaera giovannonii includes these protein-coding regions:
- a CDS encoding TetR/AcrR family transcriptional regulator — encoded protein: MTRAVHGPAPRRRDASLTREAILAAATRRFAQRGYEHAGVREIASDAGVTAALVNRYFDSKEGLFAEVIERAFVSKIRFEDRATLAEQFARLMVYNKDDEPDDERTILLLLLRSATEPRAAEVLRTNLEDRHLKPLAAALDGPDGAVRAALVMAHLAGFAMIDQMIAPASLAGADRERLVALLTEGLSVYIDPPAPSASRDTIPARGGRRRAPA
- a CDS encoding 3'-5' exonuclease family protein, producing the protein MSEIYVSTDVETDGPIPGPHSMLSFGSAAYTPDKRLVATFEANLQTLPGAEGHPDTMAWWRTQPEAWAAHRENPRDPAEVMPEYVAWIKALPGKPVFVAYPAGFDFLFIYWYLIRFAGESPFSFSALDIKTYAMAVLGTEYRNATKRNMPKAWFDKLPHTHKALDDAIGQGALFCNMLAANPRKK
- a CDS encoding efflux RND transporter permease subunit, coding for MVNFFITRPIFATVLAVLMILIGGICAALLPIAQYPPIAPPQVQIQTTYTGADALTVAETVTTPIEQQVNGTKGMIYFSSSSTANGVSSITATFEVGYDQDIAAVDIQNKVQTATPQLPPEVKQYGVTIKKTSTDMVCVVNLISPDGRYDANFLDNYGQIYIADALKRIPGVSDVTVFGRKYAMRIWLDPNKMAELRIAPTEVIQAVQQENVQAAAGKIGALPVPEGQAFEFPLTVKGRLTKVAEFEEIIVRRKDEGSIVRLRDVARVELSSENYETAGFLDSQPAGSILVYQYADGNALTIVESVRREMDRLAKSFPPGLEYRTAYDTTRYVEENIDEVLHTLVEAFLLVMVVVFIFLQGFRATIIPMLAIPTSLVATFALMAAFGFSLNTLTLCGLILAIGLVVDDAIIVVENIEKYLGRGYRPLAASRAAMAEITAPIVTITLVLAAVFVPVAFIPGMTGKLYNQFAMTIVFSFVFSAFNSLTFSPAMARLFLKAQHGETRFFLFRWFNRLMKWLEDSYDSVLEFTAHHWWTIVIPSIGLLALTGWMVATRPRSFAPAEDQGYLIVNIQAPDGTSREATSRIIKRVEKIAKELPGVEHVVTLEGLNILSLTNQSNSGIIFLPLIPWRERRAPELRSGALTRVLQEKLASVREAIVMVIEPPPIRGLSMTGGFEVMIEDRAGKGVEALQRVTDQVLAAARKRPELAVAFTSFSARVPQLKFDLDRVKARRLDVPVSDVFATLQTNLGAYYINDFNLFGKVWKVLMQAEGEARRKPQDIAALTVLNRKGEKVPLSALGEIGYKLGPIEVPHYNLFASSKINGVPAPGFSSGQAIEAMQQIAAEVLPEGFDYEWTGTTFQELKTGNQATYIFALSVVCVFLFMAALYESWIRPTVIVLTVPLAMFGAILGLWLFDMPLDVFGQIGLVMLIGLETKNAILIVEFAVEMREKRGMSIIESAKAASRERLRPILMTSLAFVMGVLPMARATGAGAGSRNSLGIVIAFGIAVSTVLGRFVIPIYYVLGERIGDYLARLRGADEEDEDEAQLPGHAGRPHHVHPSGGHPQPAPDGNGSHPVASDGNGDGHPGREPAAQDRSPEDRRADA
- a CDS encoding efflux RND transporter periplasmic adaptor subunit, with product MNGVASSSTPRRVKWAGPVAACVVLAALGGCRNQGAPPAPAAPTVGVVPSRRMDVPIESITNGTTRAIEEVVIRARVRGFLTERHFKEGTTVKAGDLLFVIDEEPYKVALKSAQARKDEAEASLTKAEKSKGREVAAAKVQLDKAQLHLAVVEEGRMRALMARQAGSREDFDRAEAERKKYEAQVAADEASYQQAEADYEVGILAAKAQVEASLAAVRDAELNLGYCRMVAPITGRIGEARVKIGNLVGPEATGGGAFSELATIQQLDPMAVDVRVAGRDLERATGWVKRGLKATLIRPGLGVNQEGGEQGEWYFIDNTIDQTTSTFLAKIKFPNAAGSILPGEYVRLRSVVEHSQGAVVVPEQCVIETGAGPVVYVVDQDGKVESRRVEAGETYEGVRIVSKGLDEGVQVIVEGLQLVRPGIPVKVEPANLAKPVGEKLTATDAASGREG